From the genome of Argentina anserina chromosome 4, drPotAnse1.1, whole genome shotgun sequence, one region includes:
- the LOC126790585 gene encoding putative E3 ubiquitin-protein ligase LIN-1 isoform X2, whose protein sequence is MIYISLVIYISPSLSLIPENYVLFFFLMKINFVGNSMEAVASCSTIALVSSHNQERLDLKSIRAVVISINQCILKLIANAKTRNSIRVRCTSKLQNQKQDFFEFSDQSVISNLYWGIDSIEESITAEWPEEKAAQLRKAEQMLQVPALLDEDGVTAGISNSYLVCCSYFYLSVVRKLQKDEWQVALHFLQAVLVSPRLVQTEFVHDLYESLFPACAGSDRQEIRASKSLESNDKDEAIRQMTRIYRDWLMYYKVMLYGETRQGQGGKYSDILSPDKESIYYLHEKSTRLDYSNKNEHDHSLHTQWNYGKVHHFDPQEDILIEDELKTSIHISELEEYVKPTNVFNQATELNVKTREPLRHSSIKRLQDVLNDSQSDSPTSVESCSHHSAYDIESEVVDGGECSTRTASVDADFPERLQGSSSTSDQECKALSFSRVCQDPIPNKVIQVNNSMTLSRRFTNSINGLLTVSEHRDKRSKTLQNSYLQKECASQRNYRINQRDRQRTVARKKHSSHSQESSIELHLQSTKSSKSELLSITEKAISKLFHWEGLGNWDEDYAVEVTTIYQILCNKKGEKCVVLKDMILDQLLIGISASKEEKVIKVSVSILTTIVAANKSVIEDIKKKGLQLSDLASALKRNVHEAAILVYLMNPSPTEIKTLELLPALLGVVCSPKSYKGRPASLPTPLTASLMIIGVLVSSFDHATNNVHMAEISYPKVLHGLLDVARESNIEELISWATILVKCIQYDGNCRRYISGLAPMAPFSRLLECKMKHARCIALEFFHEVLCTPRSSATALLQRLQKEGSTNIMNSLMLCVQQLQPEYQLLAANLLLQLDTLQDNSYCKSAFREEAMQVLLNLVASEESSTTQNLSAFILSNLGGTYSWEGEPYTVAWLVKKAGVTSLYQKNMIKGIHWLDDCLEDAGTDSWCSKIARSIINIGNPVFHSLVKGLKSTTRKVSRDCLIAIAWLGFEIAKSPESIRYSACEILLSGVEQFLHPGMELEERVLACLCIYNYASGKGMKKLTHFSEGVRESLRRLSHVTWMAEELHKVADYVLPNRSQRISCVHTQILEVGVNFSGAVRALMYYKGFLHGGYSDGSVKVWNIKGQSASLVWDMKEHKKAVTCFSLLESKDSLLSGSLDKTIRVWQVVHKKMECTEVIETKEPIRHLNTCGDMIFALTRSHGIKVFDASRKAKDICTNKKVKCMVVIQGKIYAGCKDSSIQELSTTSNRAQEIKSAAKFWNLRRRPINAVVTYKDWLYSASSTVEGSNLKEWKRHGTPQMSLKTGKREKVMAVGITEDFIYLNCSSSTNSIQIWLRGTQQKVGRISAGSRITSILTANDIILCGTEAGLIKGWIPL, encoded by the exons ATGATTTATATCTCTCTCGTTATCTAtatctctccctctctttctcttatcCCAGAAAACTatgtcctctttttttttcttatgaaaATCAACTTTGTCGGTAACTCAATGGAAGCTGTAGCAAGCTGTTCTACAATTGCTTTGGTTTCATCTCATAATCAAGAGAGATTAGACCTCAAGTCCATCCGGGCGGTTGTCATATCAATCAATCAGTGCATTCTCAAACTCATAGCAAATGCCAAAACTAGAAACTCTATAAGGGTGAGATGTACCTCCaagcttcaaaatcagaaacaggATTTCTTCGAGTTCTCTGACCAGTCAGTCATATCAAATCTTTACTGGGGCATTGACAGCATTGAGGAATCAATTACCGCTGAATGGCCTGAAGAGAAAGCCGCTCAGCTGAGGAAGGCAGAGCAGATGCTACAAGTGCCTGCGCTGCTTGATGAGGATGGAGTCACAGCTGGAATTTCCAACAGTTATCTGGTGTGTTGCTCATACTTTTACCTCTCTGTGGTTCGAAAACTCCAAAAGGATGAGTGGCAGGTTGCATTGCATTTCCTACAGGCCGTGCTGGTCTCCCCGAGACTTGTTCAGACAGAATTTGTACATGACCTTTATGAAAGTTTATTCCCAGCCTGCGCCGGTTCTGATAGACAAGAAATAAGAGCGAGTAAGAGCTTGGAGTCAAATGACAAAGATGAAGCAATaaggcagatgacaaggatATACAGAGATTGGTTGATGTATTATAAGGTCATGCTATACGGAGAGACTCGTCAGGGTCAAGGTGGAAAATACAGTGACATTTTGTCCCCTGACAAAGAATCAATATATTATCT GCATGAGAAATCAACAAGGTTGGACTACTCAAATAAAAATGAGCATGACCACAGCTTGCACACTCAATGGAAT TATGGAAAGGTGCACCATTTTGACCCTCAAGAAGATATCCTCATAGAAGATGAACTGAAAACATCCATCCACATTTCAGAActtgaagaatatgtaaaaCCCACAAATGTCTTTAATCAAGCTACAGAGCTTAATGTTAAAACTAGAGAGCCCCTGAGGCATTCAAGTATTAAAAGACTCCAAGATGTGCTGAATGACTCTCAATCAGACTCACCAACTTCAGTGGAATCATGCTCTCATCATTCAGCTTATGACATTGAGTCAGAG GTCGTTGATGGAGGTGAGTGCTCAACCAGAACTGCAAGTGTAGATGCAGATTTTCCCGA GAGACTGCAGGGTTCTAGTTCCACATCAGACCAGGAGTGCAAAGCACTATCTTTTTCACGAGTCTGTCAGGATCCCATCCCTAACAAAGTCATTCAAGTAAATAATTCTATGACTCTTtcaaggagatttacaaattCCATCAATGGTTTACTAACAGTTTCAGAACATAGAGATAAAAGATCAAAGACCCTTCAGAATTCATATCTACAAAAGGAGTGTGCATCTCAGCGGAACTATAGGATCAACCAAAGGGATCGCCAAAGAACTGTTGCAAGGAAAAAACATAGTTCTCATAGCCAGGAAAGCTCTATTGAACTTCACCTACAGTCCACAAAAAGTTCAAAAAGTGAACTACTGAGTATTACTGAAAAAGCAATTTCAAAACTATTTCACTGGGAAGGATTGGGGAATTGGGATGAAGATTATGCTGTAGAAGTTACAACAATATATCAAATACTATGCAacaaaaaaggagaaaaatgtGTTGTCTTGAAAGACATGATATTGGATCAACTGCTCATAGGCATTTCAGCTTCTAAGGAGGAGAAAGTGATAAAGGTCTCAGTGTCTATACTAACTACTATTGTTGCAGCTAATAAGTCAGTTATTGAGGACATCAAGAAGAAAGGTCTGCAGTTATCAGATTTGGCAAGTGCTCTAAAAAGAAATGTTCATGAGGCAGCAATACTGGTTTATCTAATGAATCCATCTCCTACTGAAATTAAGACTTTAGAACTTTTACCTGCATTGTTGGGGGTCGTGTGCTCTCCAAAAAGTTATAAGGGTAGGCCAGCATCACTGCCAACACCGCTGACAGCATCACTAATGATTATTGGAGTTTTAGTATCTTCATTTGACCATGCCACAAATAATGTGCACATGGCTGAGATCAGCTATCCCAAAGTTCTTCATGGGCTCCTCGATGTTGCAAGAGAGAGTAACATTGAAGAATTGATCTCCTGGGCCACTATTCTTGTCAAATGCATACAGTATGACGGTAACTGCAGAAGATATATATCAGGATTAGCTCCAATGGCTCCATTTTCTCGTCTACTAGAATGTAAGATGAAGCATGCCAGGTGCATAGCGCTGGAATTTTTTCATGAAGTTCTCTGCACTCCAAG GTCATCAGCTACTGCATTGTTGCAGAGGCTGCAAAAAGAAGGAAGCACAAACATTATGAACTCTCTCATGCTTTGTGTCCAACAATTGCAACCTGAATACCAGCTTTTGGCAGCAAATCTGCTGCTTCAGTTAGATACACTA CAGGATAACTCCTACTGTAAGAGTGCATTCAGAGAAGAAGCTATGCAGGTTCTTCTCAACTTAGTCGCATCTGAAGAAAGTTCCACCACACAGAACTTATCTGCGTTCATCTTATCAAATCTCGGTGGAACATATTCATGGGAAGGGGAACCATATACTGTAGCATGGTTGGTTAAAAAGGCAGGTGTGACTTCCTTGtatcaaaaaaatatgataaaAGGTATACATTGGCTGGATGATTGCTTAGAG GATGCTGGCACAGACTCATGGTGCAGCAAAATTGCCAGAAGCATCATTAACATTGGGAATCCTGTCTTTCATTCTTTAGTGAAGGGTCTTAAGAGCACAACAAGGAAGGTTTCTAGGGACTGTCTAATAGCCATAGCATGGcttgggtttgaaattgcaaaGAGTCCAGAAAGCATCAGATATTCAGCCTGTGAGATCTTACTTAGTGGAGTTGAGCAATTTTTGCATCCCGGAATGGAGCTAGAAGAACGAGTTCTAGCCTGTCTCTGCATATATAACTATGCTTCTGGAAAAG GGATGAAGAAACTAACACATTTCTCGGAAGGAGTGAGAGAATCACTAAGACGCTTATCACATGTAACCTGGATGGCAGAAGAGCTACATAAAGTAGCTGATTACGTTCTGCCAAACCGATCA CAGCGAATATCTTGTGTTCATACCCAAATTCTTGAGGTTGGAGTCAATTTCAGTGGAGCAGTACGTGCCCTCATGTATTACAAAGGATTTCTTCATGGTGGCTACTCAGATGGTTCTGTGAAG GTCTGGAACATAAAAGGACAATCAGCCTCACTTGTATGGGACATGAAGGAGCACAAAAAGGCAGTCACATGTTTTTCACTTCTTGAATCCAAGGACAGCCTTTTGAGTGGATCACTGGACAAAACTATCAGG GTCTGGCAAGTGGTCCACAAAAAAATGGAGTGCACTGAGGTGATAGAAACCAAGGAACCAATTCGGCATCTGAATACATGTGGGGACATGATATTTGCATTAACGCGCAGCCATGGGATTAAG GTGTTTGATGCGTCAAGAAAGGCCAAAGATATTTGCACAAATAAAAAGGTGAAATGTATGGTGGTGATTCAGGGAAAGATTTATGCAGGATGCAAGGATTCAAGCATACAG GAGTTGTCTACAACAAGCAATCGAGCACAAGAGATCAAATCAGCAGCAAAATTTTGGAACCTGAGACGGAGACCCATAAATGCAGTTGTCACTTATAAAGATTGGCTTTACAGTGCAAGTTCAACCGTGGAAGGTTCAAACTTGAAG GAATGGAAAAGACACGGCACACCCCAAATGTCACTTAAAACCGGTAAAAGAGAAAAGGTGATGGCAGTGGGAATAACAGAAGACTTCATATACCTCAACTGCAGCTCATCGACAAACAGCATCCAG ATATGGCTAAGAGGGACACAACAGAAAGTGGGGAGAATTTCAGCAGGCAGCCGGATCACGAGTATCCTCACAGCCAATGACATTATCTTATGTGGTACCGAGGCCGGCCTAATCAAG GGATGGATCCCTCTGTAG
- the LOC126790585 gene encoding putative E3 ubiquitin-protein ligase LIN-1 isoform X5, producing the protein MIYISLVIYISPSLSLIPENYVLFFFLMKINFVGNSMEAVASCSTIALVSSHNQERLDLKSIRAVVISINQCILKLIANAKTRNSIRVRCTSKLQNQKQDFFEFSDQSVISNLYWGIDSIEESITAEWPEEKAAQLRKAEQMLQVPALLDEDGVTAGISNSYLVCCSYFYLSVVRKLQKDEWQVALHFLQAVLVSPRLVQTEFVHDLYESLFPACAGSDRQEIRASKSLESNDKDEAIRQMTRIYRDWLMYYKVMLYGETRQGQGGKYSDILSPDKESIYYLHEKSTRLDYSNKNEHDHSLHTQWNYGKVHHFDPQEDILIEDELKTSIHISELEEYVKPTNVFNQATELNVKTREPLRHSSIKRLQDVLNDSQSDSPTSVESCSHHSAYDIESEVVDGGECSTRTASVDADFPERLQGSSSTSDQECKALSFSRVCQDPIPNKVIQVNNSMTLSRRFTNSINGLLTVSEHRDKRSKTLQNSYLQKECASQRNYRINQRDRQRTVARKKHSSHSQESSIELHLQSTKSSKSELLSITEKAISKLFHWEGLGNWDEDYAVEVTTIYQILCNKKGEKCVVLKDMILDQLLIGISASKEEKVIKVSVSILTTIVAANKSVIEDIKKKGLQLSDLASALKRNVHEAAILVYLMNPSPTEIKTLELLPALLGVVCSPKSYKGRPASLPTPLTASLMIIGVLVSSFDHATNNVHMAEISYPKVLHGLLDVARESNIEELISWATILVKCIQYDGNCRRYISGLAPMAPFSRLLECKMKHARCIALEFFHEVLCTPRSSATALLQRLQKEGSTNIMNSLMLCVQQLQPEYQLLAANLLLQLDTLDNSYCKSAFREEAMQVLLNLVASEESSTTQNLSAFILSNLGGTYSWEGEPYTVAWLVKKAGVTSLYQKNMIKGIHWLDDCLEDAGTDSWCSKIARSIINIGNPVFHSLVKGLKSTTRKVSRDCLIAIAWLGFEIAKSPESIRYSACEILLSGVEQFLHPGMELEERVLACLCIYNYASGKGMKKLTHFSEGVRESLRRLSHVTWMAEELHKVADYVLPNRSRISCVHTQILEVGVNFSGAVRALMYYKGFLHGGYSDGSVKVWNIKGQSASLVWDMKEHKKAVTCFSLLESKDSLLSGSLDKTIRVWQVVHKKMECTEVIETKEPIRHLNTCGDMIFALTRSHGIKVFDASRKAKDICTNKKVKCMVVIQGKIYAGCKDSSIQELSTTSNRAQEIKSAAKFWNLRRRPINAVVTYKDWLYSASSTVEGSNLKEWKRHGTPQMSLKTGKREKVMAVGITEDFIYLNCSSSTNSIQIWLRGTQQKVGRISAGSRITSILTANDIILCGTEAGLIKGWIPL; encoded by the exons ATGATTTATATCTCTCTCGTTATCTAtatctctccctctctttctcttatcCCAGAAAACTatgtcctctttttttttcttatgaaaATCAACTTTGTCGGTAACTCAATGGAAGCTGTAGCAAGCTGTTCTACAATTGCTTTGGTTTCATCTCATAATCAAGAGAGATTAGACCTCAAGTCCATCCGGGCGGTTGTCATATCAATCAATCAGTGCATTCTCAAACTCATAGCAAATGCCAAAACTAGAAACTCTATAAGGGTGAGATGTACCTCCaagcttcaaaatcagaaacaggATTTCTTCGAGTTCTCTGACCAGTCAGTCATATCAAATCTTTACTGGGGCATTGACAGCATTGAGGAATCAATTACCGCTGAATGGCCTGAAGAGAAAGCCGCTCAGCTGAGGAAGGCAGAGCAGATGCTACAAGTGCCTGCGCTGCTTGATGAGGATGGAGTCACAGCTGGAATTTCCAACAGTTATCTGGTGTGTTGCTCATACTTTTACCTCTCTGTGGTTCGAAAACTCCAAAAGGATGAGTGGCAGGTTGCATTGCATTTCCTACAGGCCGTGCTGGTCTCCCCGAGACTTGTTCAGACAGAATTTGTACATGACCTTTATGAAAGTTTATTCCCAGCCTGCGCCGGTTCTGATAGACAAGAAATAAGAGCGAGTAAGAGCTTGGAGTCAAATGACAAAGATGAAGCAATaaggcagatgacaaggatATACAGAGATTGGTTGATGTATTATAAGGTCATGCTATACGGAGAGACTCGTCAGGGTCAAGGTGGAAAATACAGTGACATTTTGTCCCCTGACAAAGAATCAATATATTATCT GCATGAGAAATCAACAAGGTTGGACTACTCAAATAAAAATGAGCATGACCACAGCTTGCACACTCAATGGAAT TATGGAAAGGTGCACCATTTTGACCCTCAAGAAGATATCCTCATAGAAGATGAACTGAAAACATCCATCCACATTTCAGAActtgaagaatatgtaaaaCCCACAAATGTCTTTAATCAAGCTACAGAGCTTAATGTTAAAACTAGAGAGCCCCTGAGGCATTCAAGTATTAAAAGACTCCAAGATGTGCTGAATGACTCTCAATCAGACTCACCAACTTCAGTGGAATCATGCTCTCATCATTCAGCTTATGACATTGAGTCAGAG GTCGTTGATGGAGGTGAGTGCTCAACCAGAACTGCAAGTGTAGATGCAGATTTTCCCGA GAGACTGCAGGGTTCTAGTTCCACATCAGACCAGGAGTGCAAAGCACTATCTTTTTCACGAGTCTGTCAGGATCCCATCCCTAACAAAGTCATTCAAGTAAATAATTCTATGACTCTTtcaaggagatttacaaattCCATCAATGGTTTACTAACAGTTTCAGAACATAGAGATAAAAGATCAAAGACCCTTCAGAATTCATATCTACAAAAGGAGTGTGCATCTCAGCGGAACTATAGGATCAACCAAAGGGATCGCCAAAGAACTGTTGCAAGGAAAAAACATAGTTCTCATAGCCAGGAAAGCTCTATTGAACTTCACCTACAGTCCACAAAAAGTTCAAAAAGTGAACTACTGAGTATTACTGAAAAAGCAATTTCAAAACTATTTCACTGGGAAGGATTGGGGAATTGGGATGAAGATTATGCTGTAGAAGTTACAACAATATATCAAATACTATGCAacaaaaaaggagaaaaatgtGTTGTCTTGAAAGACATGATATTGGATCAACTGCTCATAGGCATTTCAGCTTCTAAGGAGGAGAAAGTGATAAAGGTCTCAGTGTCTATACTAACTACTATTGTTGCAGCTAATAAGTCAGTTATTGAGGACATCAAGAAGAAAGGTCTGCAGTTATCAGATTTGGCAAGTGCTCTAAAAAGAAATGTTCATGAGGCAGCAATACTGGTTTATCTAATGAATCCATCTCCTACTGAAATTAAGACTTTAGAACTTTTACCTGCATTGTTGGGGGTCGTGTGCTCTCCAAAAAGTTATAAGGGTAGGCCAGCATCACTGCCAACACCGCTGACAGCATCACTAATGATTATTGGAGTTTTAGTATCTTCATTTGACCATGCCACAAATAATGTGCACATGGCTGAGATCAGCTATCCCAAAGTTCTTCATGGGCTCCTCGATGTTGCAAGAGAGAGTAACATTGAAGAATTGATCTCCTGGGCCACTATTCTTGTCAAATGCATACAGTATGACGGTAACTGCAGAAGATATATATCAGGATTAGCTCCAATGGCTCCATTTTCTCGTCTACTAGAATGTAAGATGAAGCATGCCAGGTGCATAGCGCTGGAATTTTTTCATGAAGTTCTCTGCACTCCAAG GTCATCAGCTACTGCATTGTTGCAGAGGCTGCAAAAAGAAGGAAGCACAAACATTATGAACTCTCTCATGCTTTGTGTCCAACAATTGCAACCTGAATACCAGCTTTTGGCAGCAAATCTGCTGCTTCAGTTAGATACACTA GATAACTCCTACTGTAAGAGTGCATTCAGAGAAGAAGCTATGCAGGTTCTTCTCAACTTAGTCGCATCTGAAGAAAGTTCCACCACACAGAACTTATCTGCGTTCATCTTATCAAATCTCGGTGGAACATATTCATGGGAAGGGGAACCATATACTGTAGCATGGTTGGTTAAAAAGGCAGGTGTGACTTCCTTGtatcaaaaaaatatgataaaAGGTATACATTGGCTGGATGATTGCTTAGAG GATGCTGGCACAGACTCATGGTGCAGCAAAATTGCCAGAAGCATCATTAACATTGGGAATCCTGTCTTTCATTCTTTAGTGAAGGGTCTTAAGAGCACAACAAGGAAGGTTTCTAGGGACTGTCTAATAGCCATAGCATGGcttgggtttgaaattgcaaaGAGTCCAGAAAGCATCAGATATTCAGCCTGTGAGATCTTACTTAGTGGAGTTGAGCAATTTTTGCATCCCGGAATGGAGCTAGAAGAACGAGTTCTAGCCTGTCTCTGCATATATAACTATGCTTCTGGAAAAG GGATGAAGAAACTAACACATTTCTCGGAAGGAGTGAGAGAATCACTAAGACGCTTATCACATGTAACCTGGATGGCAGAAGAGCTACATAAAGTAGCTGATTACGTTCTGCCAAACCGATCA CGAATATCTTGTGTTCATACCCAAATTCTTGAGGTTGGAGTCAATTTCAGTGGAGCAGTACGTGCCCTCATGTATTACAAAGGATTTCTTCATGGTGGCTACTCAGATGGTTCTGTGAAG GTCTGGAACATAAAAGGACAATCAGCCTCACTTGTATGGGACATGAAGGAGCACAAAAAGGCAGTCACATGTTTTTCACTTCTTGAATCCAAGGACAGCCTTTTGAGTGGATCACTGGACAAAACTATCAGG GTCTGGCAAGTGGTCCACAAAAAAATGGAGTGCACTGAGGTGATAGAAACCAAGGAACCAATTCGGCATCTGAATACATGTGGGGACATGATATTTGCATTAACGCGCAGCCATGGGATTAAG GTGTTTGATGCGTCAAGAAAGGCCAAAGATATTTGCACAAATAAAAAGGTGAAATGTATGGTGGTGATTCAGGGAAAGATTTATGCAGGATGCAAGGATTCAAGCATACAG GAGTTGTCTACAACAAGCAATCGAGCACAAGAGATCAAATCAGCAGCAAAATTTTGGAACCTGAGACGGAGACCCATAAATGCAGTTGTCACTTATAAAGATTGGCTTTACAGTGCAAGTTCAACCGTGGAAGGTTCAAACTTGAAG GAATGGAAAAGACACGGCACACCCCAAATGTCACTTAAAACCGGTAAAAGAGAAAAGGTGATGGCAGTGGGAATAACAGAAGACTTCATATACCTCAACTGCAGCTCATCGACAAACAGCATCCAG ATATGGCTAAGAGGGACACAACAGAAAGTGGGGAGAATTTCAGCAGGCAGCCGGATCACGAGTATCCTCACAGCCAATGACATTATCTTATGTGGTACCGAGGCCGGCCTAATCAAG GGATGGATCCCTCTGTAG